A stretch of the Capsicum annuum cultivar UCD-10X-F1 chromosome 10, UCD10Xv1.1, whole genome shotgun sequence genome encodes the following:
- the LOC107855988 gene encoding 40S ribosomal protein S4-like yields MARGLKKHLKRLNAPKHWMLDKLGGVFSPKPSFGPHKSRECSLIIILRNKLKYALTYREVISILMQQQVLVNGKVRTDKTYPAGFMDVVSILKTNESFRLLYNTKVRFCFHSLEDEEAKFKLCKVCSVQFGQKGIPYLNTYDGRTIRYLIPLIKANDTIKLDLESNKTVDFIKFDVGNVVMVTGDRNRGRGGVIKNQEKHKASFETVHIHEFATRLGNMVTLGKGTNPWISLPKGKGIKFSIIEEAWKSLVAQSATTS; encoded by the exons ATGGCTAGAGGTTTGAAGAAGCATCTGAAGAGGCTCAATGCCCCGAAGCATTGGATGCTTGATAAGCTTGGAGGAGTGTTTTCTCCCAAGCCATCTTTTGGTCCACACAAATCAAGGGAGTGTTCGTTGATCATTATCTTGCGAAACAAATTAAAGTATGCTCTCACATACCGAGAGGTGATCTCAATTCTGATGCAACAACAAGTTCTGGTTAATGGGAAAGTTAGGACTGATAAGACCTATCCAGCTGGTTTCATGGATGTTGTTTCAATTCTAAAGACTAATGAGAGCTTCCGTCTCCTTTATAACACTAAGGTTCGATTCTGTTTTCACTCACTCGAGGATGAGGAGGCCAAGTTTAAGCTTTGCAAGGTCTGTTCAGTGCAGTTTGGTCAGAAGGGGATTCCATACTTGAACACTTATGATGGAAGAACAATCCGCTA CCTGATCCCTCTCATCAAGGCCAATGATACTATTAAGCTGGACTTGGAATCTAACAAGACTGTTGATTTCATCAAGTTTGATGTTGGAAATGTTGTGATGGTGACCGGAGATAGAAATAGAGGACGTGGTGGTGTTATTAAGAACCAGGAGAAGCATAAGGCTAGCTTTGAGACTGTCCACATTCATGAATTTGCTACACGTTTGGGGAATATGGTCACTCTTGGCAAGGGTACTAATCCATGGATTTCACTACCCAAAGGTAAAGGTATTAAGTTTTCCATCATCGAGGAGGCATGGAAGAGCCTGGTTGCTCAATCCGCCACCACTTCTTAA